A window of Chelmon rostratus isolate fCheRos1 chromosome 18, fCheRos1.pri, whole genome shotgun sequence genomic DNA:
TAATTCACATCTATTGAATGGAGGCCTGACTATAATGTAACATTCCAACACAGCGTTGAGGTATTACTCACTGTATCTTCTTGTGTAATTctatatttgatttattttttctgtatattaaggtatttcatctttgttttacTACTGTCTTTTTGAATGTACATGTTGTCTTACTGTAAGGTTTGCACCacaaaaaacttaaaaaaatgttttgaacgccgcattctgcaaaaaaaagttaaaattatGATTATTCATTATGTAAAATCCTAATTAGAAAAGTGAGTATTAAGTATAACTGCCGGTCAGTGTAGCCGAGTGTTGGCCGATGTGCACTATGATattcctctgaaatgtggtgaagTAGAATAAATTTTAATTATAATTCAAATTTTAGTTCAGTACTTAAGCTAATTTACTTTAATTTACATTCCAACACTGGTGGATCCATGACAGCGTGGTCTGTGTACATGCCTGGGGAGGCTTGTCCTGTTTGAGCCTACAAGTCAGTATTCAGGGCCAACTTCCCCCGCCGCTCTGCCTGTGTGAGTATCACAAACATGGCGGAAAGCGAGTTGAACGTTGACAGCATCATCTCTCGGTTACTGGAAGGTACGGTAGCATTGTGATATTCTGTCTTTCCGCGCTCTTTGTCACTGGAGAGACCTAACTGTGCGCTCTCGTTTGAAACCAGTAACTTCACGACATGTCAAGAATCGTTTTAGCATCTCGCATCCTTAGCTATCCGTGTTGTTCATCCCCAAGCCGTAAGCTAACCGTTACGTTAAAAGCCCTCTGCTCCAGGAGTAATGTAAGCGTTATTATGATGTCACAGCCCCCAGTAGCTACCTATTCGCTAATGTTGGATTGTTCGCTAATGTTAGTCGGGGCACTGAGCGTGAAAAGGGAGAGTGGCGTCAAAATTCAGCTTGCTGCTACCAGATGGAGAGATAACTAACATGTTAACCGGTGCTATAACTTAACGTTACAACAGCTAAAGTAGCCGGGCATTAGAGTGCGGTCAGGTTAAGGTTTTCTCATTAAACACGGAGTACAATGGAACGAGAAATAACCGCGGAATACCGTGGTTGCTAAGTAACGTTAACTGTTCCCGTTGGCAACGCAGGTAGCTAGCAAGTCGGCTACCTCCCCGGACACACCCCCTTTACGCAGGAAATCATTAAAGCCTGCATAACCTAGCCACTtctaattaacattttttacttttctttattaattttttatatattattgtgttttaattccacctatattcattatttttgttattagTCTATGTATCTAGTTTTCTTCTTTGATATTAcaagtttttcttcttcttgctaCTCATAAACATGCAAAAGGACTGCCATGATGAAACTGCACTGCCGTgtgtaaagaaacacaaacctgcTTCGCCAACCAACATGCATTTACAGCCAACGCTAAGAAATTACTAAACAAGCATGCTGTTTGTTCTTTACACAGTGGATGAAGCTGCCCTCTAGACTGTTTGTCCTACTTGCACCACACtgccctcacacactcacacacactccagctgaGCCAACAAGCTGTTCATTCCTCTACTTGCCAGTTCACAACAACCCGTGCTGACTGGAGTAAATGGCATGTCTGGCCAGTAGCAaagcaaatgtgcaaaagtcCCCTCAGCTCTCTTTAGTGGCATGTGGTGATGCAGATGTAAGGGTAGCTAACCCGGTGCACGACTGATACATGCTATCACTCTTTAGAGTACCTGCaaagcattttaatatttataaatCTATGAAAGATTTTgagatttttgtaaatacagtatgtgtgtaaacaTCAGTGTGAAACAGGCCTGAAATGCAGAAATTGCTGACTTTTAGCTATAGCTCAGGCTCGTTAATTATATATATTGAATGCACCTTCTTTATGGGTACAATAGTACTGATTTATCTTATAATACGAAAATGTAGCTACAGTACTTGGCCCATCATCATTCGACTGAATTTGATCCATATAAGACCTGATCACTGGGATAAGTTACTGAAAGTCTGGCGTTTAATACTTACTCATCCCTGTTTAAGGATCGGCCCACGTCGACTGTTGACCTCTTTGTACTTGCAGTGCGAGGATGTCGTCCAGGGAAGGTGGTGCAGATGACAGAGGCTGAGGTGCGGGGGCTCTGCATCAAGTCCAGAGAGATTTTCCTCAGTCAGCCCATCCTGCTAGAACTGGAGGCTCCACTCAAAATCTGCGGTGAGAACAGCACCTATCAACAGCCACCCCTTTCTTTTTGttaatatacaatatatattcctgtgtgtgtaaaGCAATTTTAAACATATCTTGCATTTAATCCAACTTTATATAATCTGTTCATTAATTGCCCTTGATTGAGATTGTGATGCCAATTGTGAACCAATGAAAAATGAGGTGAGCATATCTTTCCAGGTGACATCCACGGACAGTACACAGACTTGCTGAGGCTATTTGAGTATGGAGGCTTCCCTCCAGAGGCCAACTACCTGTTCCTGGGGGATTACGTGGACAGAGGGAAGCAGTCGCTGGAGACCATCTGCCTGCTGCTTGCCTACAAGATCAAATACCCAGAAAACTTCTTCTTGCTCAGGGGGAACCACGAGTGTGCCTCCATCAATCGCATTTACGGCTTCTATGATGAGTGTAAGCTGGAGCTTGGAGTTGGCctattgtgtgtgttgtatgtatgttttgCATTAAGCCaaggaaaaaacatgaacaattcTTCCTAAATTATAAAACTAAGAATCAAGCCACCTGATGATTTATGTTTACAGCCTTGAATTTCTTTGTCAAAGCAAAAAGCCttactttcacacacaaacaaaaaaaggtccTCATTCCTGACTGAGATGCTTCTCAAGTTTGAATAGAGGAATTAAAAGCCCTCTAGATGACAGAAACATCAAATCTGAATGTAAAAAATCCAATATTATTCAGTTAAAAGCCTTATGTACAATTGTACTTTGTCAATCACgtgtcttcatttttttctcaggcAAGCGCAGGTTCAACATAAAGCTCTGGAAGACCTTCACAGACTGTTTTAATTGTCTGCCCATTGCTGCTATTATTGACGAGAAGATTTTCTGCTGCCATGGAGGTTTGTGAAGCAGTAACGTACCACACACATCATGTTGATGGTGCTTCTGTAAACAAAGTGTGGGGTTTAAAACAGCAGATTCTGCAACAATacacctttttttaatgttcattgtGATTCACAAAGGATTCTAGTTTGTGTCACTTATAACATACTCATCTGTTCCTCAGGGCTCTCACCTGACCTACAGTCCATGGAACAGATTCGACGCATTATGAGACCCACTGATGTCCCTGACACAGGTCTGTTGTCCtacagcatttgtgtgtgtgttggaggaggGTTAAAGAAATAATGCTGGCaaaaagtcctttttttttagacCTAAACTGATACAGCTGATAAATTCAGACACCATTTTTATTAAATTAGCTTTGTCTATAGTCTCATCTTCACAAGACCTACAGTataaaactaatgaaaattACATCTTAATACACTTCCAATCTGTGACTGACTGCTGGactttactgtttgtgtgtctgagttttGGACTATTGGTTTTcaagatgtcactttgggctATGGGCagttgtgatgagcattttcacaatgttttgacattttagagactACAGACTAGACTTGTGTGAGGAATGTGTCTGAAGGTGGATTAGTGGGTCGGTTAGGAAACCACAAATCTGTGGATCTGTAGATGCCTGAAGAAatgctgcatcatttttcagataacgtttgtgtttgtgaatgcctcatgctttttttttttttttttgcttttgttagGGTTGCTGTGTGACCTGCTGTGGTCAGACCCAGACAAAGACGTCCAGGGCTGGGGGGAGAATGATCGGGGAGTTTCCTTCACCTTTGGGGCCGACGTGGTCAGCAAGTTTCTCAACCGTCACGACCTGGACCTCATCTGCCGAGCACATCAGGTAACACTTGTGTTGCTTTTTGATAAACGGCCACATTCAAAATATTACCAGAGAGActtatatttcactttattaaGGCATACTGATAAACTGGAACCTTATTTTAGTAATTCAAGGACTGCACAGAGAACGTCTAAAATGTGAGATTACATTTCAAACATAGAAtcagaaactttttttttcatttttattctcattGAGTTCAGTTGCATAGGAAGACACACTGACTTCCTATGAAGGAAGATTCACTTATTTATGGATTTGTACAATTTTGATTATAGTTTCATCGATTAGTAGTGAAAAATGTACATCAAAATTTTCTACATCCAAGTTGAcgtatttcattttttctgatCAACCATCCAAAACTCTAAGATGTTCAGTATACTGTCATAGAAGACTAAGAAAATTCACATTTGCAAAGCTAGATCTGGTTAATTTTTGGCACTTTGAAAAATGGTGTCAAATAATTTGCTGTGGATCAACTAATTGTTCCAGCTCTAATCCTGCCACCTGACAGGTTGTTGAAGATGGCTATGAGTTCTTTGCCAAACGACAGCTGGTGACGCTGTTCTCGGCCCCCAACTACTGCGGGGAGTTTGACAACGCAGGCGGCATGATGAGTGTGGACGAGTCCCTTATGTGCTCCTTTCAGGTAGAGAACTCTGTGATTGTTATACCATAACATGAATCCTGATTCATGTGCTGTAACACATTTATCACTACCATCATCCTCTCTATTAGATCCTGAAGCCGtcagaaaagaaagcaaagtaCCAGTACGGAGGGGTGAATTCAGGGCGCCCTGTCACCCCGCCTCGTACCACTCAGGCTCCGAAAAAGAGGTGAGCAGCTGGCCCTgactctcctgctcctcccccGGCTGGTCTCTGGCCCACGTCCCTGCAGGCTGCCTCAAACACTCCAGCCCTCTCTCAGTCAGCTCGTTCATGTGTAAACAGAAACTACAGGAGTGTTTTTTGCTTGTTCTGTGGGTATTTTTATGAACATGTGgtattttttccatttcttttgaTGCCATGGTATGTATTAACTCAGCCCTCACTTCTACTACTCAGTCCATACACCAATATTAACACCAAACTCTTGTGGAATGGGCAAGATGTTAAGAAAAGATGCTTCTCTGCCTTCAGATTAACAATGTCCATAGTGATTTTGTGAATGCATGCACGCTTGTGAGATTGAGACAGGTTCTGCCCTAGCCACTGTAAAATCCATACATTCTCCCAGACAACAGAGACAACTCTCTCTTGTCTGACCTTGATTTGTCTAATGTTCATGTAGTTAAGCTAATTACTGCCATCTCCCCCTTCATTGGCTGAAGTAGTAAACtgcttaaaggaacagtttgacattttgggaaatgtgctcatttgctttttttgtcaagagttagatgagaagatcaatacagctctcatgtctgtagaatatgaagctaccaccagcagctggctaACATAGCTTAGCACTGGGAcagcaaacagctagcctggctctgttcaatGTATCCAGTGTATATTGtctgtttaatttgtacaacaATCAAGCATGACAACAACAAATCTACATTTTGCAAAGTTTTATGTGTTTGATTGTTTCAGTCAGGCAGACAACCTAcgtaaagctttttttttttacgctttgtttttgtatggattaaacaaacgagacaCAATGTGTTAACTAACAAGTTTAAAAAATTCTTGTTGgtggattttattacctttaGACACAGCTAGCTTatctgtttctagtctttatgctaagctaaatttgccagctgctggctgtatattcatatttcatgGGGAGACATTAAGCATCGATCCTGCACAACTCTTGAaaattttgggaaatgcactttgTCGCGAAATTTTTCCTTTAAGAAGTTACACATTGATATAACTTTCCCTAAGACTCAAGAATGTTTTCCTCCCTGTGGAGGTGTCAGTAAAATCTTGAGTTTAATAATATAAGTGCAATAAATATTACCAAACACATCTGTAAAGGTCATTAAAGCCTACTTTAAAAAAGGACAGTCAACCTAAGCTGTACCTTTACTAGGACATTCATACAAATCTGATGCTCTCCATCAATGTTCCCAGCCTGTTTTTCAAAACCAGTACCAAGCTCTGAAACTTTTTCATCTCTCACATCACTGAAGGAGCATTTGTGCTTATTAAAGAGCAGAATTTCCATTGAGTAATGCAATAGCgtaaatgtttcattttcagttttgatgtAAATTCAGTGTATGTGGAAAATGTGGGAACCAAACATGAGTGAGCACTTTGAGTTTGTGTCCTTTAGTCTGGTAAGTACAGCAGGTGTGTAGGACAGTAGAGACGGATATGGCGGTGTTAGAGAACATGACAGGAACTAAAGCACAGTATGGGATTTTAAGGAGGACTTAtcagtatattcatttttttcagtagATGTCAAGCTCTCACACACTGAACTTCGTTGCACTTCCAGTCATTGCATGACATTGTGAAGAGATCAAACTCATCCAGTTAAGGTGATGGCATTTTGGTTGTTGTTCCCACTTAGTGGTTATTGAATGAAGTCAGTCATTTCCAACTCACTAATGAACATTTAAccaatgtatttttatttatttaaatcttgCCTTTTGCCTTGTAAATCTATTGGTCATCAAGTTGGAAACAGTATGTTAAGACGTTTTGAGATTTGTACGAGTTTGTTTCAAACGAGTGAAATAAATGGAAGTGCTGTTGAGcctgttctctgtttttctggttGTGATGCTGACTGACACAAAACCCACAGCAGTTCACTTTGTGGAATAAACATGTTTCACAGTGTAACAAAGTATGTTTTTAAGTTGTTAAAGTGtgatcaaatttaaaaaataatacaaaatagaTTTTATGACATTTACCCACATGGAAAattcctgcatgtgtgtccagGAACTTTCCTCTGTTTGGATTTTAAGTGTTGAATCTCCGAACCACTGATCGACATGAGTGTGACTTCTGATGAAGACAGACCTCAATCTGATTTGAGGGCTTGCAGCACCGACTGTGGTACATTGCTGACGTAGTACTCGTGGTTGCGTAGTGTAGCAAGAACGCCAGCAGAATTCATGTGCTTTACATTAGCATCGTAGCGGTATGCATTGCCATGTATGTCAGTCAGTTTACCTGCACAAGAaaaagaatagaatagaaattaaaaaaaacattttagacaATGATTCAAAGACTAGCAAACATAttggaaaatgtaaatttaacattttaaaagtacagtactttatagtttgtacacacacacttttgtatttaaactgttttttttacctccaaCAGCATGCAGAATGGCTTCAGGAGCGCAAGTGTCCCACTTCTTGCACCCTGGACTGGCAAAGACATAAGCAGAAGCCCTTCCTTCAACAAGCTGGATTATCTGCAAAGAGATGATCCAATAAAATAAACCCTCTTTACACATTAACAGGCTCTTGCTGATTCACTGGCAGCCTTTTAGttcattcatttcctctcatGCAGTCCAGGTTTCAAGCCCACAGGTGGACTCCCTGTTCAGTTTGGGGTTGTGGAGATTACATTTTAACAAGCTCAGGGTGTTGTTAACTCTCAATCCATCTCACCTTGTTTCCAGCGCCACCCACTCGTACAACTTCATGCGGCTCCATGGCCTCTACACAGTCCATTACCACCTTGTTGCTATGGGAACGTGTGGTGGTGATGATACGTCTATCACCTGGAACTTCCTGCAGCTTAAACCCAAAAGCGCCCAATCCCAGCATTCCCCACATGGTTCTTCCTAAATCTGCGCCTGGTCCAAGCTGACATGGGGACACTTTGAATTAACCAGAGTGATGGCTTTTAGGAGACAAGATCATttagtttggtctgtacctggtAGTTGTAGAAAGGCTGGTTGATGACACCTGCAATAGCTC
This region includes:
- the bpnt1 gene encoding 3'(2'),5'-bisphosphate nucleotidase 1 — translated: MSGSPAVVMRLLASAYSVAEKAGSIVRKVLHSGELGIVEKTGANDLQTLADRLAQQSICASLAKHFPKITIIGEEELPAEQIKEDLIENGHSQEILQKTCPAEYSGLKEEEIVVWVDPLDGTKEYTEGLLDNVTVLIGIACRGRAIAGVINQPFYNYQLGPGADLGRTMWGMLGLGAFGFKLQEVPGDRRIITTTRSHSNKVVMDCVEAMEPHEVVRVGGAGNKIIQLVEGRASAYVFASPGCKKWDTCAPEAILHAVGGKLTDIHGNAYRYDANVKHMNSAGVLATLRNHEYYVSNVPQSVLQALKSD
- the LOC121621599 gene encoding serine/threonine-protein phosphatase PP1-beta catalytic subunit-like, yielding MAESELNVDSIISRLLEVRGCRPGKVVQMTEAEVRGLCIKSREIFLSQPILLELEAPLKICGDIHGQYTDLLRLFEYGGFPPEANYLFLGDYVDRGKQSLETICLLLAYKIKYPENFFLLRGNHECASINRIYGFYDECKRRFNIKLWKTFTDCFNCLPIAAIIDEKIFCCHGGLSPDLQSMEQIRRIMRPTDVPDTGLLCDLLWSDPDKDVQGWGENDRGVSFTFGADVVSKFLNRHDLDLICRAHQVVEDGYEFFAKRQLVTLFSAPNYCGEFDNAGGMMSVDESLMCSFQILKPSEKKAKYQYGGVNSGRPVTPPRTTQAPKKR